The Microbacterium esteraromaticum genome contains the following window.
GCCCTTCACGGGGTGGCTGCAGCAGCGGCTTGAGGAGCGGTTCGACTTCGTGTGCGTTGACTCGTCGGCGCAGCTGGGCGAGCACCGGATGGCGCTGACGATCACGGGGCAGATGTCGCAGGGCAGCCGGGGTGCGCACGGCGGTCACGGCCGTGAGAACGTGCTGGGTTTCTCGAACGAGCGCCGTCTGCGCGATCTTGACGAGCTCGCTGCCGGTACCGACGCGCGGCTCGCGGCGGCCGCCGAGACGGCCGAGGCCGCCGAGGCGGCGCTGGATGCCATCGAGAACCGGTTGAAGGCGTTCGCGTTGATCGAGGACGTCACCTGGAAGCAGATCGATGTGGCGTCGTTGGAGGCCGAGCGCGAGCGCTGGGCATCCGTCGAGGCCGAGGTGACCGATGCGAGCCCCGAGGTCGGGCAATTGAAGGAACGTGCCGAGGCGCTGCGCGTGACGGCATCCGAGCTGCGTTCTCAGATCGGCGCTCTCGTCGCCGAGCGCGACCGCGTCGAGGCGCAGTGGGGCGAGGTGACCGACGATGTCGACGATTGTCAGCGCATCGTGGATGCCGCAGAATCCGCCGAACTGGTGTTGGATGCGGCACAGGCGGCGTTCCTCGATGAGCGGTTCCTGCTCGGGGGAGACGCCGACGCCGGCAGCGCTTCGGACCGGCTGGCACGGCTGGATCTGGCGCTGAAGACCGCTGCGGCGCGGCTGACGGCGGATCGCCGTGCGGCACTCGACGGGCATGACGAGCAGCGTGAGCGGATGCGTCAGCTGATGGTGTCGTTCCTGGAACGCTGGCCGAACCTGAATCTGCTTCCTGACCCCGACGAATCGGTGGACGAATTCGTGCGGATTCTTGAGGCGCTGCGCACCAGCGGCCTGCATGAGCTCGAGAGCGAATGGCGTGACAGCCTGCTGCGCCTGTCGGGCAATGACCTGACCAGCCTGGATTCGACGCTGAGCCGGTCGGTGCGCGAGATCAGGGACCGCATCGAGCCGATCAACCGCATCATGCAAGAACTGCCGTTCTACGACGACGACCACCGACTGCAGATCACACCGCGTGAGAACCAGTCCGAGGCGCGCAAGCGCTTCCGTCGTGACCTGCGCGAGGTGCGCGGACTGATCGAGGCGGCATCGACCGATGAGGAACGTGAGAACGCCTACCGGCGGATGAGTCGTCTGATCGCCAAGATGCGGCGCTCGGCGCCCGACTTCGCCGAGCTGATCGACGTGCGCAATCACGTGCGGGTCAGCGCCGAGCGGGTCCGGGCCGACACCCGCGAGCACGTCGCGCTGTACGACCATATCGGTGAGAAGTCGGGTGGTGAGTCGCAGGAGCTGGTGGCGTTCATCGTCGGGGCCGCGTTGCGCTATCAGCTCGGGGATGCTGGGGCCGAGCGTCCGCGCTATGCGCCGGTGTTCATGGACGAGGCGCTGATCAAGGCCGACGCCCACTTCACGCGACGGGCGATCGGCGCCTGGCGGGGACTCGGCTTCCAGCTGGTGATCGGCGCGCCGAACGACAAGTACAGCGCGATCGAGCCGCACGTCGATGCCGAGTACACGATCCTCAAAGACACCCGGGGGCGTTCGTGGGCCAAGCCCAAGGTGGCCGTGGCCTGATCGAGGCTCGGCATGTGCGGGCCTCAACCCGTGTGGGAAATCCCAGACCATTCGCCCTGTGCACGGCGTGTCCCACACCGACACGCCGGACGGCAGGTGGTTGGTCTGTGATTTCCCGCCCGCGGGCAGAATCCGCGTCGGGGATCTCGTGCGTGCGCGGGAGCCCGCGGTCTAGATGCGCCCCCATTAGGCTGGTTCGGTGCGCATCCGCCTCGACATCGCCTATGACGGCACCCACTTCCGCGGCTGGGCGACCCAGCCCGGCATGCGCACGGTGCAGGGCACGCTGGAGGCGGCCCTGGCGCGCATCGTCGGTTCCGAGGCGCGGCTCGTGGTCGCCGGGCGGACGGATGCCGGAGTGCACGCCTCTGACCAAGTGGCACACGTGGACCTCGATGAGACGCAGTGGGCGCGCGTGCGCACGCGGCACGGGCAGGCGGCATCCGATCCTGCCGGGTCGCTGGCACGTCGCATCCGCGGTGTTCTCGGCAACTATCCCGACGTCACGGTGACGCGCACGAGCCTCGCGCCCGAAGGGTTCGACGCGCGCTTCTCGGCGGTCTGGCGGCGCTACCGCTACCGCCTCGCCGACAATCGGGTCGGATACGACCCGATGCGGCGCAACGACACGACGACGCTGCGTGCCGATCTCGACGAGAAGCGGATGGATGCTGCCGCTCAGACCCTCATCGGACTCCACGACTTCGCGGCGTACTGCAAACCGCGCGAGGAGGCCACGACGATCCGCACACTGCTGGACTACCGCTGGCACCGCGACGCGGAGGGCGTGCTGGTCGCCGAGGTGAAGGCCGACGCGTTCTGTCACAGCATGGTGCGCGCGCTGGTGGGTGCCTGCGCCGCCGTGGGAGCGGGGCGGCTCGAGGTCGCCGACGTCGCCCGCCTGCGCGACGAGCTCACCCGTACGAGCGCGTTCAAGGTGCTGCCGGCACGCGGGCTGACGCTGACAGAGGTCGGGTATCCGGCCGACGAACTGCTGGCATCTCGGGCCGAGCAGACTCGTGCGCGGCGTGACCGCGAGCATGACGACAACGCACCACGCGACGGCGGTACGTTTGACGCATGAGGGTCATCTCGTACAACCTGCGCAAGCACCGCGCGGCGCGTGAGCTCGCCGATCTGGTTAGCGCGCACGACCCCGACATCCTGTGCCTGCAGGAGTGCGACACGCAGGATCTTCCCGAGAGCATCGGCGGGCTCTCTCTGGTCGAGGCGACCAGCGGCAACCGGCTGGGGCTCGCGATGTACCTGCGCCGCAACACGTTCCGCGTCGAGTCGGTGCGCACGATCGGGCTGAAGAAGTCGCTGCACGACATGGTGCTCAAACCCGCGCACGAGCGGGTGCTGGGAGCGCGGCTGCTCGACATCGACACCGGCCGCGGCGTGATCGTGGCGTCCTTCCATGCCGCGCCGCTGACCGCGCTGAACTCGCTGCGGCGCAATCAGATCCGTGCGGCGCTCGGCGAACTGCAGGCGCTCGGCCCCGACCTGCCGGTGCTGATGGTGGGGGATTACAACTACCCGGTGTTCAAAGAGAACCTCGGGCAGACCGTGCGCGAACACGGATACATGCTCACTCTCAGCGACGACCACACGTACACGCGGTACCGGGTGTTCCGCGGGCACTACGACTTCGCGACCTCGGTGGGCTTCGACATCTCGAAGATCACGACGCTGCCGCAGGGCACCAGCGACCACCGGCCGATCCTGGTCACGGCTGAGACGGCGTAGGCGGGCTCTCGGCGACGACCAGCCGTTGGTCGGCCAGCTGTGTGAGGAAGCCGTCGAGCCCGTCTGCGCCGAATTCGGTGGTCACCTGCAGGGTGGTGATCTCGGCGCGGATCGCATCTGCAGTGCTGTAGCCCTCGGCGAGTAGGCTCCACACCAGCCAGGCGGTGCGTTCGAGAGCGAACAATGAGCTGTCGCTCAGGCGGGCGATCCAAACGATGGGGTCGTTGCGCCCGCCGTCGACGGAGTCGACCCATGCCACATCGGTCGCAATAACGTAGGCCGGGGTCATGCGGACTTCTCGCCGGTGCGCGTCAGTTGGCGCGTTACGGAGCGCGCGGCTTGGGCGAGACGTGACAGCTGTTCGCGCGCGATCTCGCTGCGGCTGGGTTCGTGGCCCAGACGCAGACGCAAGTGGGTGCGGTTCACCCGCATGGCCTGGCGCACGACGTGCCACTTCTCGGCTATGCCCGGCGCGCTGCGCAACCGTGCGGTCCACTCGTCGAGCCGGTCAGTCTCTGGCATCGACCAATACCACCACAGTGCGTGATCGACGGCGTTGCGATGGGCGTCGAGTTCGCCGATGCCCGCGGCGAAAGCCGTCTCGGTCTGCAACTCGACGGAGAGCGCACGCACTTCGGTGCGCAACTCGTCGGGGCACAGACGCCAGGCGGACGGCTGCTCGGCGCCGTGTGAACGGGCTGCGTGCAGTGTCTGCATCAGCACCTGTGCGGGCAGCGACAGTACCGTCACCGGCTGGTGGGCGATCTCTGCGACCGTGTGGTCGCGCCAGAGCCGTTCGAAGACGGCCTCCGGAGTGGCGAGTGGGCCGGGAATGAGGCGGTGAATGTCTGCGTAGGTCCACGACGGGTGGACGAAGTTGGCGGCGTGAGCGAAGGGAGAGCCGTCGGCGAAGTCGGTGAACAGTTCCCAGCCGTCGGCGAGCATGGCGTCGGTGAACCGTTCGAGGTGCGCGGGGCGCACGAGCACGTCGGCGTCGGACGAGTCGTGCGGTGCGGGCCGCAGTGTCTGCGAGGTCGCCGGCCCCTTCACATGCAGCAGATCTGCGCCGACGCGATCGGCGGTGCGCTGAAGCGCAGCATGTGTCAGATGGGTCAGCGCCCAGATGGGGATCTCAGACGCTGACATACCCCTACTCTAGAGGGTGTTGGGGACACGACGAGGGGGGTGCGGGGTGCGCGCGAGCATGTCGGATGGGCTGCTGCTGCGGTTGTTCGGTGAGTGCTGGCGGGTCGATCTCTCGGCATACGCCGACCCCCGTCCGTTGGTCTCGCGGCTCGGGCATCTGTGGGCTCGGGTACGGGTGAACGGGCACGATGCGAGTGGCGCCGCAGTGGTCGTCTTCCGACCCTCTGCCGACGCGCTGACCGGCCCCCGAGACCCCCACGTACGCACGGCGTATGTGACCGAACGCACCGACGGAGCC
Protein-coding sequences here:
- a CDS encoding endonuclease/exonuclease/phosphatase family protein; its protein translation is MRVISYNLRKHRAARELADLVSAHDPDILCLQECDTQDLPESIGGLSLVEATSGNRLGLAMYLRRNTFRVESVRTIGLKKSLHDMVLKPAHERVLGARLLDIDTGRGVIVASFHAAPLTALNSLRRNQIRAALGELQALGPDLPVLMVGDYNYPVFKENLGQTVREHGYMLTLSDDHTYTRYRVFRGHYDFATSVGFDISKITTLPQGTSDHRPILVTAETA
- a CDS encoding nucleotidyltransferase family protein, giving the protein MSASEIPIWALTHLTHAALQRTADRVGADLLHVKGPATSQTLRPAPHDSSDADVLVRPAHLERFTDAMLADGWELFTDFADGSPFAHAANFVHPSWTYADIHRLIPGPLATPEAVFERLWRDHTVAEIAHQPVTVLSLPAQVLMQTLHAARSHGAEQPSAWRLCPDELRTEVRALSVELQTETAFAAGIGELDAHRNAVDHALWWYWSMPETDRLDEWTARLRSAPGIAEKWHVVRQAMRVNRTHLRLRLGHEPSRSEIAREQLSRLAQAARSVTRQLTRTGEKSA
- the truA gene encoding tRNA pseudouridine(38-40) synthase TruA, with amino-acid sequence MRIRLDIAYDGTHFRGWATQPGMRTVQGTLEAALARIVGSEARLVVAGRTDAGVHASDQVAHVDLDETQWARVRTRHGQAASDPAGSLARRIRGVLGNYPDVTVTRTSLAPEGFDARFSAVWRRYRYRLADNRVGYDPMRRNDTTTLRADLDEKRMDAAAQTLIGLHDFAAYCKPREEATTIRTLLDYRWHRDAEGVLVAEVKADAFCHSMVRALVGACAAVGAGRLEVADVARLRDELTRTSAFKVLPARGLTLTEVGYPADELLASRAEQTRARRDREHDDNAPRDGGTFDA